One segment of Aulosira sp. FACHB-615 DNA contains the following:
- a CDS encoding DUF3616 domain-containing protein, producing MPNSQIIKQVILTFTESFREYRTDISGVMLTPDKHLWLGSDETSTLERLTLSEENKFAEHQQYKVSDFLKLPASEDEEIDIEGLAYTDYYLWLVGSHSYKRKKPKPDKSDQKNVLRLAKIETEPNRYILGRIPLIDGKLVSACQHPQDANLQLTSAKLEITKQGNLLMSALANDPHLGAFIQAAIPGKDNGFDIEGLAIYKNRIFLGLRGPVLRGWAIVLEIELQNSSPGLLKLMPIGEAKKEYKKYFLWLNGLGIRDLCLDREDLLILAGPTMDLDGPVQVYRWQNGLKSSENLLNYPQLVQEIPYGNRNDHAEGMTLFQDILGVPSLLVVYDSPAETRLIDDRSVTADIFSLS from the coding sequence ATGCCAAACTCACAGATCATCAAGCAAGTTATTCTCACATTTACTGAAAGTTTTCGAGAATACAGAACAGATATTTCAGGAGTAATGCTAACACCTGATAAACATTTATGGTTAGGCTCAGATGAAACTTCTACCTTGGAAAGACTAACTTTGAGTGAAGAAAATAAATTTGCCGAACACCAACAATATAAAGTCTCAGATTTTCTTAAATTACCTGCTTCAGAAGACGAAGAAATTGATATTGAAGGATTGGCATATACAGATTATTATTTATGGTTAGTTGGTTCCCATAGTTACAAACGCAAAAAACCCAAACCTGACAAGTCTGATCAAAAAAATGTTTTGAGACTGGCAAAAATTGAAACCGAACCTAATCGTTATATCTTAGGCAGAATTCCTTTGATAGATGGCAAATTAGTTTCTGCTTGTCAACACCCACAAGACGCAAATTTACAGTTAACTTCGGCAAAATTAGAAATCACAAAACAAGGCAATTTACTAATGTCTGCTTTAGCAAATGACCCTCATTTGGGGGCATTTATTCAAGCTGCAATTCCCGGTAAAGACAATGGTTTTGATATTGAAGGGTTAGCTATTTATAAAAACCGAATTTTTTTGGGGTTGCGTGGCCCTGTATTACGAGGTTGGGCAATAGTTCTGGAAATTGAACTACAAAACTCCAGTCCCGGATTGCTGAAACTCATGCCGATTGGTGAAGCAAAGAAAGAATACAAAAAATATTTCCTTTGGCTGAATGGGTTAGGAATTCGTGATTTGTGTCTGGATAGAGAAGATTTATTAATTTTAGCTGGGCCAACAATGGATTTAGATGGCCCAGTGCAAGTTTATCGTTGGCAAAATGGTTTGAAGTCTTCAGAAAATCTGCTCAACTATCCACAGCTTGTGCAAGAAATTCCTTATGGAAATCGCAATGATCATGCTGAGGGGATGACTTTATTTCAAGATATATTAGGAGTGCCTTCGCTGTTAGTGGTTTATGATTCTCCGGCTGAGACTAGGTTAATTGACGATCGCAGCGTCACAGCCGATATATTCTCCTTAAGTTAA
- a CDS encoding NIL domain-containing protein, whose product MKKRVTLTFPKRAIQMPVTYVLAKDFNVAANIIRAQVAPNQIGKLVVELSGDIDQLDAAIEWMRSRHIGVSSSLGEIAIDEDICVDCGLCTGVCPTEALSLHPETYKLTFTRSRCIVCEQCIPTCPVQAISTNL is encoded by the coding sequence GTGAAAAAACGAGTTACTTTAACATTTCCCAAGCGTGCTATTCAAATGCCTGTAACCTATGTACTGGCAAAAGATTTTAATGTAGCTGCCAATATTATCCGCGCCCAAGTCGCCCCCAATCAAATCGGTAAATTGGTGGTGGAACTTTCTGGAGATATTGATCAGTTAGATGCAGCAATTGAATGGATGCGATCGCGTCACATTGGTGTATCTTCCAGTTTGGGAGAAATTGCTATTGATGAAGATATCTGTGTTGACTGTGGCTTGTGTACTGGGGTATGTCCTACAGAAGCACTGAGTTTGCATCCAGAAACATATAAATTAACATTTACGCGATCGCGCTGCATTGTTTGTGAACAGTGTATTCCGACTTGTCCTGTGCAAGCAATTTCTACTAACCTTTAA
- a CDS encoding CHAD domain-containing protein, which produces MKLATKPTVKTLGEYAYQAIQKHFNKTLKYEKTVKKDEDPEALHQMRVGMRRLRTAVNRFDIVLDLPKPASDKNIGKIARRLGSLRDLDVLKESLEQLYQPKLPHKEQKSLHKAFQALAKQREVALADVLNTLKDEPYKSFKQTLEEWLEKPHYQSLATLPIQQVLPDLLLPEVSVFFLHPGWLVGTQVTESEVKIRSDWQAEKIEQHLTSKGETIHDLRKQAKRLRYQMELFAELYTDAYTGYIVEIKSIQDILGSIQDSVVMGQWLTDVFKSEFNSHLPTLANLLAEHRHQLWQQWQPLQEKYLIVENRHNFHLAILQPA; this is translated from the coding sequence ATGAAACTAGCCACCAAACCCACGGTCAAAACACTAGGCGAATACGCTTACCAAGCAATTCAAAAGCATTTTAATAAAACTTTAAAGTACGAAAAAACTGTTAAAAAAGATGAAGATCCTGAAGCATTACATCAAATGCGTGTAGGGATGCGCCGTCTCCGTACCGCAGTGAATCGGTTTGATATTGTACTAGATTTGCCAAAGCCAGCAAGTGATAAAAATATTGGTAAAATTGCTCGTCGGCTAGGTAGCCTCAGAGACTTAGACGTACTCAAAGAAAGTTTAGAACAGCTTTACCAACCAAAACTACCACATAAGGAACAAAAATCTCTACATAAAGCTTTTCAGGCTTTAGCAAAACAACGAGAAGTTGCATTAGCTGATGTGTTGAATACACTCAAAGATGAGCCATATAAATCTTTTAAACAAACATTAGAAGAATGGTTAGAAAAACCCCACTATCAATCTTTAGCTACTCTGCCAATTCAGCAAGTATTACCAGATTTACTCTTACCAGAAGTCAGTGTTTTCTTTCTCCATCCAGGGTGGTTAGTGGGAACTCAAGTTACCGAGTCTGAAGTGAAGATTCGCAGTGATTGGCAAGCTGAGAAAATAGAACAACATTTAACTAGTAAAGGTGAGACGATTCATGATTTACGCAAACAAGCAAAACGTTTGCGTTATCAAATGGAATTATTTGCTGAATTATATACAGACGCTTACACAGGGTACATTGTGGAAATAAAAAGCATACAAGATATTTTAGGGAGCATTCAAGATAGTGTGGTGATGGGACAGTGGCTGACCGATGTTTTTAAGTCAGAATTTAATAGTCATCTGCCTACTTTAGCTAACTTATTAGCCGAACATCGTCACCAATTATGGCAGCAGTGGCAACCGTTACAAGAAAAATACTTGATAGTAGAAAATCGACATAATTTTCATTTAGCCATCTTACAGCCAGCGTAA